The stretch of DNA TTGAAGATTACTCCTCAAACTTGGGAACAAAGCTCATTGTGTAGTGGAACTCGATTTGTAGGCGCTGATGAAGGGGTGTCGATGCCATCAATCCTTTCTTTACATCAACTTGTAACTCCCTAATAGGGATTGCTGCCAAAAAACTCTTAATGTACTCTTTACATGCCTCTTTACCTCTATAAATGATGTTCTTTTCAGGTACCCTGTCTTCCTGCATACTGTCGTCGCTGTTGGTGCTCATGACAATTTTGCTTTCATCTGCAGCCTCTTTGACATCGATTTTATCTTTTCTATCACAAGATGGCTTATCATCTGATTATTGAGACTCACCAGGTGCTTGCATAATTGTTGTATCTTGGTCGAATTTGAGGATATATGCCTGATTACAACCCTTAAAAAGCCTCTCCCCAAGTGTGTCAATGATATAGTACGCGTCTTTTTCAAACTTGAGGATAAagaagtggtcattccaactcaCAATG from Capsicum annuum cultivar UCD-10X-F1 unplaced genomic scaffold, UCD10Xv1.1 ctg67169, whole genome shotgun sequence encodes:
- the LOC124893924 gene encoding uncharacterized protein LOC124893924; translated protein: MCVVHAGHKSEETSPISVSEFGDESFAMGSWEQKEIISRDGQITALVAVIADWFHCNPEDMPIKSQLDSLIYKHFDLETVLEAKVRPLSVVLEKSFIGFFHPEGIEEEEGFHFLHGSMSFDNIWDEISKSAHETPHHGDSCVNIVSWNDHFFILKFEKDAYYIIDTLGERLFKGCNQAYILKFDQDTTIMQAPDKIDVKEAADESKIVMSTNSDDSMQEDRVPEKNIIYRGKEACKEYIKSFLAAIPIRELQVDVKKGLMASTPLHQRLQIEFHYTMSFVPKFEE